A stretch of Synechococcus sp. WH 8020 DNA encodes these proteins:
- the lipA gene encoding lipoyl synthase — protein sequence MSRYSGIHPHERLPEWLRRPIGNASAIEQVQTLVKQNGLNTICEEGRCPNRGECYAAGTATFLLGGSICTRSCAFCQVDKGHAPEAVNPEEGERVAEAVLGMGLRYVVLTAVARDDLEDHGASLFTNAMAAIRARNPLIAIEVLTPDFWGGVADQAKALQAQRKRLSSVLKAQPVCFNHNLETVKRLQGEVRRGATYTRSLGLLAAARDLAPSIPTKSGLMLGLGENKDEVVNTLKDLRSVDCQRITLGQYLRPSLAHIPVARYWHPTEFEELGAIATDLGFSQVRSGPLVRSSYHAAGD from the coding sequence ATGAGCCGTTACAGCGGTATCCACCCCCATGAACGCTTACCGGAATGGTTGAGACGACCGATCGGTAATGCCTCAGCGATCGAACAGGTGCAAACGCTGGTCAAACAGAATGGGCTCAACACGATTTGCGAGGAGGGCCGCTGCCCGAATCGGGGGGAGTGTTACGCAGCTGGCACCGCAACGTTTTTACTCGGTGGCTCGATCTGCACCCGTAGCTGTGCCTTCTGCCAAGTGGATAAAGGACATGCACCCGAAGCCGTGAACCCTGAAGAAGGGGAGCGGGTGGCAGAAGCCGTGCTTGGCATGGGACTGCGCTACGTGGTCCTTACAGCCGTCGCCCGCGATGACCTTGAGGACCATGGGGCCAGCTTGTTCACGAACGCGATGGCGGCGATCCGGGCACGCAATCCTTTGATCGCCATCGAGGTACTCACCCCAGACTTCTGGGGCGGGGTGGCGGATCAAGCCAAAGCCCTCCAAGCTCAACGAAAGCGTTTAAGCAGCGTTCTGAAGGCACAGCCCGTTTGTTTCAACCACAATCTTGAAACGGTGAAGCGACTGCAAGGAGAAGTCCGCCGTGGGGCGACTTACACCCGCTCGCTTGGGCTGCTTGCCGCGGCCAGAGATCTTGCCCCATCGATACCCACCAAAAGCGGCCTGATGCTTGGCCTTGGTGAGAACAAGGATGAAGTGGTCAACACTTTGAAAGACCTACGCAGTGTCGATTGTCAGCGCATCACCCTCGGCCAATACCTCAGGCCCTCCTTGGCCCATATCCCGGTCGCGCGTTATTGGCACCCCACGGAATTCGAGGAGCTTGGTGCCATCGCGACCGACCTTGGGTTTTCGCAAGTGCGCAGTGGCCCTTTGGTGCGCAGCAGTTATCACGCAGCAGGAGACTGA
- the recR gene encoding recombination mediator RecR, translating to MSGFTRPLARLIDQFERLPGIGPRTAQRLALHLLRQPEEQIHSFADALLAARSQVGQCQTCFHLSAEPTCEICRNPERSIGLLCVVADSRDLLALERTREYAGRYHVLGGLISPMDGIGPEMLQISSLVNRVAADEIKEVILALTPSVEGDTTSLYLARLLKPFTEVSRIAYGLPVGSELEYADDVTLSRALEGRRAVE from the coding sequence CTGAGCGGCTTCACCCGACCGCTAGCACGGTTGATCGACCAGTTCGAACGCCTTCCTGGCATTGGTCCACGGACTGCACAACGGCTGGCTCTCCATTTGCTGCGCCAACCAGAAGAGCAGATCCACAGTTTTGCTGATGCTCTCTTGGCGGCAAGGAGTCAGGTCGGCCAATGCCAAACCTGTTTCCATCTCAGTGCCGAACCCACCTGTGAGATTTGCAGGAATCCAGAGCGCTCGATCGGATTGCTATGCGTTGTAGCGGATTCAAGGGATCTACTGGCCCTCGAACGCACCAGGGAATATGCAGGCAGGTACCACGTTTTGGGAGGCCTGATCTCTCCGATGGACGGCATCGGCCCCGAAATGCTGCAGATCAGCAGCCTCGTCAACAGGGTCGCAGCAGACGAGATCAAAGAAGTCATCCTTGCGCTCACCCCCAGCGTGGAGGGTGATACCACCAGCCTCTACCTGGCTCGCCTGCTCAAACCATTTACGGAAGTCAGCCGAATCGCCTACGGCCTTCCGGTTGGAAGCGAGCTCGAATATGCCGACGACGTCACCTTGAGTCGGGCTCTTGAAGGTCGTCGAGCAGTTGAATGA
- the psbP gene encoding photosystem II reaction center PsbP, with protein MRLPLQVPLRSLFSVVCVVLLTACSGAGAGLNSFQSPDGRYAFLYPTGWTRVAVTGGPTVVFHDLINSDETVSLVVSDVDGDNDLQTLGSAVAVGERLRRDVIAPDGSGRNAELLEAREREASGHTFYDLEYSVHLQDRDRHELATVVVDRGRLYTLATSTNESRWPRVKDLFESVITSFTLLI; from the coding sequence ATGCGCTTACCGTTGCAAGTTCCGCTCCGATCGCTCTTCAGCGTTGTCTGTGTTGTATTGCTCACCGCCTGCAGCGGTGCTGGAGCTGGTCTTAATTCGTTCCAGAGCCCTGACGGCAGATATGCCTTTCTCTATCCCACCGGTTGGACGAGGGTGGCGGTGACGGGAGGTCCCACCGTGGTGTTTCACGATCTGATTAACAGTGATGAAACGGTGAGCCTTGTGGTTTCGGATGTAGACGGCGATAACGATTTACAGACCCTGGGCAGTGCTGTTGCCGTTGGGGAACGGTTGCGCCGTGATGTCATCGCCCCCGATGGCAGCGGACGCAATGCCGAGCTGCTTGAGGCGCGAGAACGGGAGGCCTCAGGTCATACGTTCTATGACCTGGAGTACAGCGTGCATCTTCAGGATCGTGATCGCCATGAGTTGGCCACCGTTGTTGTGGATCGCGGCCGCTTGTATACCCTTGCCACCAGCACGAATGAAAGCCGTTGGCCTCGCGTTAAAGACTTATTTGAATCTGTGATTACTTCGTTTACGTTGTTGATCTGA
- a CDS encoding NHLP bacteriocin system secretion protein — MSLTSFKQLKTRWDGLDDHRQVGACLAGMGGLFTAWLLFWPVPTQVEGKGVLIYPDNAGVLNARSAGQVLDVDVRVGDRVEKQQVLMTLYLPELERELEQEKGNLKQLQKQNIELNQRDALRIETARQALDTTLAKLKDDERRLGELQSTFSGKLRNLEWLSRRAVVAPLSSEVVSAEQGLTSTSVALDDLKIQGKQALTRFQQIKLDVESEQLDRTFVIDDLKRKIRVSEAKLAFDGTITAQRDGSVLDLQVIPGQTIKMGDRLGTIGRGEVARGNGPDLIAVAYFRPADARRLPLGLPVEVVPRWNQRGRFGGIEGKVKNVLTLPATQEDIATTTGNAQLAEDLAGDGPVMRAEISLQRRSRSDDGFLWTLSNGSGVFPIRDGLTVDTFAYVEWRSPITYVLPGLRSITGGYRTLRIDRVFDLPFLRQPDTLP, encoded by the coding sequence GTGTCTTTGACATCCTTCAAACAGTTAAAAACGCGTTGGGATGGTCTTGATGACCATCGACAGGTTGGTGCTTGTTTGGCAGGAATGGGGGGATTATTCACAGCTTGGCTTTTGTTTTGGCCAGTTCCTACTCAAGTTGAAGGTAAAGGTGTTCTGATCTATCCCGATAATGCTGGCGTTTTGAATGCCAGGTCTGCTGGTCAAGTTCTCGATGTTGATGTGCGTGTAGGTGATCGCGTTGAGAAACAGCAGGTGCTCATGACGCTGTATTTGCCTGAGCTTGAACGTGAACTAGAGCAAGAAAAAGGTAATTTAAAACAGCTTCAAAAACAAAATATCGAGTTAAATCAGCGTGATGCATTGCGCATCGAGACTGCACGACAGGCTCTCGATACCACTCTCGCCAAGCTCAAAGATGACGAGCGAAGGCTGGGTGAATTGCAAAGCACGTTTTCGGGGAAGCTTCGAAATCTTGAATGGTTGTCGCGACGTGCGGTGGTGGCTCCGCTATCCAGTGAAGTGGTGTCCGCAGAACAAGGACTGACCAGTACCAGCGTTGCCTTGGATGATCTCAAGATTCAGGGCAAACAGGCCCTCACAAGATTCCAGCAAATCAAACTTGATGTTGAGTCTGAGCAGCTTGATCGGACCTTTGTGATTGATGATCTGAAGCGCAAGATTCGCGTCAGCGAGGCGAAATTGGCCTTTGATGGCACGATTACAGCTCAGCGCGATGGCAGTGTGCTGGATCTTCAAGTGATTCCGGGTCAAACCATCAAAATGGGTGATCGTCTTGGCACGATTGGAAGGGGGGAGGTGGCACGAGGTAACGGCCCTGATCTGATCGCTGTCGCCTACTTCCGACCTGCTGATGCGCGACGACTACCGCTTGGGCTGCCTGTTGAGGTGGTCCCGCGCTGGAACCAAAGGGGCCGGTTTGGTGGAATTGAAGGGAAGGTGAAAAATGTGCTGACTTTGCCTGCAACCCAGGAAGATATCGCCACCACAACAGGCAATGCACAGCTTGCTGAAGACTTGGCCGGAGATGGTCCAGTGATGCGGGCTGAGATCAGTTTGCAGCGTCGATCAAGGTCTGATGATGGTTTTCTCTGGACGCTTTCCAATGGCAGTGGCGTCTTTCCGATCCGCGATGGTTTGACCGTCGATACCTTTGCGTATGTGGAATGGCGCTCACCGATCACCTATGTCTTGCCCGGGCTTCGATCGATCACAGGCGGTTATCGCACATTGAGGATTGATCGCGTCTTTGACCTCCCTTTCCTGCGTCAACCTGACACTCTTCCCTGA
- a CDS encoding TolC family protein: MLKPSRCDLVLSRSVCALGLICNSFAPVAAQTNVAPLDEGGTTEQLEKSWERLNTQVDAIDTLTGPAPAIESSDDLRALEIPTLLIDINAAPSGELTDQDTQPDPLLRLPSSADTASRTLSLSLEDAVTIAFRNNPSLGAQRDLIQAQAATIASESSRYWPTISVFANVDGFQSGTTTYNPYGNNTFGFGELFNSKGQTPNFALTNDGNEISGSSAGPFYIPQGGGLGAVANGVSADAGLQLDYNIIDFARTPRVQAAQARLTQQENLYADRLRAIQLEVSEAYYNLQRAEQLVRIRDAIVRTDLVVLEDTLDLKQAGLVPRVDLLRRSSLLAADEESLIQAMADRAVARRELWTILNLSSEIIPSASDPISLQPRWPLNLERTVLAAYDDNPELTAILATQQALMRRQDAAAAELLPRLSLFAAAGGLGSVERTSNLALIGGGCCGGTFLPLEQVSGYEWSVGLAFKWMIFDAGGTSNRVKALKLQEQATAEQYANTRNAIRLRLERAFLNHEASLAKLVSARRAVGASKEAFRDTQLRYQTGLSDEINLSITQEQLVNSLVRRLFATVNVNVTYARMLRELLPMPKNPNDPVLTELSLSFPKKQP; this comes from the coding sequence GTGTTGAAACCATCCCGCTGTGATCTGGTCCTCTCCCGTTCCGTATGCGCGCTCGGATTGATTTGCAACAGCTTCGCTCCCGTAGCAGCTCAGACCAACGTTGCACCACTGGATGAAGGCGGCACTACAGAGCAACTTGAGAAAAGTTGGGAGCGCCTTAATACCCAGGTCGATGCCATTGACACATTGACTGGTCCAGCACCAGCGATTGAGAGCAGTGACGATCTCAGAGCACTAGAGATCCCCACACTGCTGATTGATATCAATGCCGCACCTTCCGGTGAACTCACAGATCAAGACACTCAGCCAGACCCTCTTCTTCGCCTTCCTTCTTCAGCTGACACTGCATCGCGAACTCTTTCTCTCTCTCTTGAAGATGCTGTCACGATCGCCTTCCGCAACAACCCATCCCTGGGCGCTCAGCGAGATTTAATCCAGGCTCAAGCCGCCACCATTGCATCCGAATCGAGCCGGTACTGGCCAACGATCAGCGTTTTTGCCAATGTCGATGGATTTCAAAGCGGAACAACCACTTACAACCCCTATGGAAACAACACTTTCGGGTTTGGAGAACTCTTTAATTCAAAAGGGCAAACTCCCAATTTTGCTCTCACCAATGATGGAAACGAAATCAGTGGCTCCAGCGCTGGACCCTTCTACATCCCACAAGGAGGTGGGCTAGGGGCGGTTGCGAATGGAGTTTCGGCAGATGCTGGGCTTCAGCTTGATTACAACATTATTGATTTTGCTCGAACTCCCAGGGTTCAAGCAGCGCAAGCCCGACTCACCCAACAAGAAAATCTCTATGCCGATCGGTTAAGAGCCATTCAGCTTGAAGTGAGCGAGGCCTATTACAACCTTCAACGTGCTGAGCAACTTGTGCGGATACGCGATGCGATCGTTCGCACTGATCTGGTCGTATTGGAAGACACTCTTGACCTAAAACAAGCTGGTCTTGTTCCGAGGGTGGATCTGCTCAGACGAAGCAGCCTTCTGGCTGCAGACGAAGAAAGCTTGATCCAAGCGATGGCTGATCGTGCCGTAGCCCGTCGTGAACTTTGGACCATTCTCAATCTCTCCAGTGAGATCATCCCCAGTGCAAGCGACCCCATCAGCCTCCAACCACGTTGGCCCCTGAATTTAGAAAGAACGGTGTTGGCGGCTTACGACGACAATCCAGAACTCACTGCGATTCTCGCAACACAACAAGCACTCATGCGCCGCCAAGATGCAGCGGCGGCTGAGCTGCTACCAAGGCTCAGCCTGTTTGCAGCAGCCGGTGGCCTGGGATCCGTGGAACGCACGTCAAATCTTGCCCTGATCGGGGGTGGATGCTGCGGAGGTACTTTTCTTCCCCTCGAGCAGGTCAGCGGATACGAATGGTCGGTAGGGCTGGCCTTCAAATGGATGATCTTTGATGCCGGTGGCACATCAAACAGAGTGAAGGCCTTGAAACTTCAAGAGCAAGCAACCGCAGAGCAATATGCGAACACCCGCAACGCGATTCGCTTACGACTGGAGCGAGCTTTTTTAAACCACGAAGCTAGTTTGGCAAAATTAGTGTCGGCCAGACGTGCTGTTGGCGCCAGCAAAGAGGCCTTCCGAGACACACAACTGCGCTACCAAACCGGACTAAGCGACGAAATCAACCTTTCCATCACCCAGGAACAACTCGTTAACTCCTTAGTAAGACGATTATTCGCCACTGTGAATGTCAATGTCACCTATGCACGCATGCTACGTGAACTCTTGCCCATGCCTAAAAATCCGAACGATCCAGTCTTAACCGAATTATCTCTTAGTTTCCCTAAAAAACAGCCTTAA
- a CDS encoding FUSC family protein — protein sequence MIKNSRQPLSKPWFTRQELRLVLITGLSAGFGLLSSIPYGFYLPLTTAAVLSSTYGNSMKLGIQRLMGSLMGVIILIIFTKCLDLPLPLGLGLALASTRLLGGILGLQVGYKVAGTIIVMGWLVHEQVETIWGPIRLFWTGLGIVISLLACQWIWPSQTIPQLHQQWASLLDALGVELQDEGDALRQNNPSSSPPRKQQAKRISLITQLNAARQQQVLAQLELGVNPEQHPLHDIWSRIDLLASQIMTSLESIRSLPAPFIRSEKVKRLHNEEADLFDILSAQLLSISAELKNPKTINNQQFNPREMIAIKDLSRGFSQWLEQTTEGTISADDKHLNKQQLRQIILRMTLIDYIRSAIIEAISTHSKSAITNHLLLRD from the coding sequence ATGATAAAAAATAGCCGTCAACCCCTCAGCAAGCCTTGGTTTACTAGACAAGAATTACGCCTTGTTCTTATTACCGGATTAAGTGCTGGATTCGGTCTCCTGAGTTCAATTCCATATGGCTTTTATTTGCCACTTACGACAGCAGCCGTTCTGTCAAGTACCTACGGCAATTCCATGAAGCTGGGCATTCAGCGGCTGATGGGATCGCTAATGGGCGTGATTATTTTGATCATATTTACAAAATGCCTAGATCTCCCTCTCCCATTAGGGCTTGGATTAGCTTTAGCTTCAACACGACTTTTGGGAGGAATTCTCGGCCTGCAAGTGGGGTACAAAGTTGCAGGCACGATCATCGTTATGGGATGGCTTGTTCATGAACAGGTTGAAACCATCTGGGGCCCCATTCGTCTTTTCTGGACTGGACTTGGCATTGTGATTTCACTACTGGCGTGTCAATGGATTTGGCCGAGTCAAACGATTCCTCAATTACACCAACAATGGGCATCATTGCTAGATGCCCTCGGAGTGGAGCTACAAGATGAAGGAGATGCCCTCAGACAAAACAATCCTTCCTCAAGTCCACCGAGAAAACAACAAGCAAAACGCATTTCACTGATCACACAACTCAACGCAGCAAGACAACAGCAGGTTCTTGCACAATTAGAACTGGGAGTTAATCCCGAACAACATCCACTACATGACATTTGGAGCAGAATCGATCTTTTAGCCTCACAAATAATGACCTCTCTTGAGTCTATCAGAAGCTTACCAGCACCCTTTATTAGATCAGAGAAAGTCAAACGACTTCACAACGAGGAAGCAGACTTATTTGATATTCTGAGCGCTCAATTGCTATCCATCAGCGCTGAGCTCAAAAACCCAAAAACAATTAACAATCAACAATTCAATCCTCGGGAGATGATCGCAATCAAGGATCTTTCTCGAGGCTTCAGCCAATGGCTTGAACAAACAACAGAAGGCACAATTTCTGCTGACGACAAGCATTTAAATAAACAGCAGCTGAGACAAATAATCTTAAGAATGACCCTAATTGACTACATTCGATCAGCAATTATCGAAGCAATATCCACCCACTCCAAGTCAGCAATCACAAACCATCTATTACTGAGGGATTGA
- a CDS encoding FUSC family protein — protein MNITKIDSNLTKQSLRLGLSIFITCAIAQHFDRISFVFYPLLAVILVVDDQDENTLQAARGRILGTVSGGLVVFLVHTMLSGWIGIFISLLITVPLLRLLGWGSGLSTAVVITVIFLSVHGYTKLNWYYILNRSIDTLVGILVAIVISRLLWPKNRLMRMEELHQKLLHSLSTRMHQHSQSLQGLTSSPPPLQPGSITKDLLEIQRLINIEEQLGAKHMKQLSRLRWQQRMSLWRSLHAQWILMERLLDALALKHQPLQLPELTDQLDISNDLGWKRLQIDSNSRLSLSQRILLEEEGTRFLRIVRSQKKLDFAIKQNSFE, from the coding sequence ATGAACATTACAAAGATAGACAGCAATCTGACGAAGCAAAGTCTGAGACTTGGCCTGAGCATTTTTATCACATGCGCCATTGCACAACACTTTGATCGAATTAGCTTTGTTTTTTATCCGCTCTTAGCTGTAATTTTAGTCGTCGACGATCAAGATGAGAACACACTTCAAGCCGCCAGAGGAAGGATTCTCGGAACAGTCAGTGGCGGCCTTGTTGTTTTCTTAGTCCACACAATGCTTTCAGGCTGGATCGGCATTTTCATCAGCCTCTTAATTACTGTCCCCTTACTTCGTCTCCTTGGCTGGGGCAGCGGCTTGTCGACAGCCGTTGTGATTACGGTGATCTTTTTAAGCGTTCACGGTTATACAAAGTTAAACTGGTATTATATTTTAAACAGAAGCATCGATACTCTGGTTGGAATCTTAGTAGCCATTGTAATCAGCCGCTTACTTTGGCCCAAAAATCGATTGATGCGAATGGAAGAGCTTCATCAAAAATTACTTCATTCACTAAGTACTCGTATGCATCAACATAGCCAGTCGCTCCAAGGACTTACGTCTTCACCACCACCATTACAGCCCGGCTCGATCACGAAAGATCTCTTAGAAATTCAACGCCTCATTAATATTGAAGAACAGCTTGGCGCGAAACACATGAAACAATTGTCGCGGCTACGCTGGCAACAACGGATGAGCCTATGGCGCAGCCTACATGCGCAATGGATTTTGATGGAAAGACTTCTTGACGCTCTAGCCTTAAAACATCAGCCCTTGCAATTACCTGAACTTACTGATCAGTTAGACATTAGCAATGACTTGGGATGGAAACGATTGCAAATAGATTCAAACAGTCGACTTAGCCTCTCCCAGCGTATTCTTTTAGAGGAAGAAGGCACTCGATTCCTTCGAATCGTTAGAAGTCAGAAAAAACTTGATTTTGCCATCAAGCAAAACTCATTTGAATGA
- a CDS encoding LCP family protein, translated as MNGQQSPNKKSLLTAAVLGLFGGLLLSIPLSRSLIPSTELPKPASINNPLESWASFGNENIVILGMDAGGGNTDTMFVLSVENGETSIIQIPRDSYIESRSFGPMKANALHAIGGPDAVKSELTRLMGRPIDHHILVNLEGIRTISDLLGGLEVDVPKRLYYRDKSQGLLIDLQPGRQVLKGRDLEGFLRWRHDGEGDFGRLDRQQLVLKSLFNKLIQPQNLIRLPALISAAGRNLDTDLGPLDFGKLITAMGTTELQTNQLSARPFYKNGVSYLDTQWPTNDSSIDEDTSRSNSEDLRLKR; from the coding sequence ATGAACGGTCAACAGAGTCCGAACAAAAAATCCCTGCTCACAGCAGCAGTGCTAGGACTTTTTGGTGGATTGCTGCTATCGATACCTCTCAGTCGATCTCTCATTCCATCAACAGAACTCCCCAAACCGGCTTCAATCAATAATCCACTTGAAAGCTGGGCGAGCTTTGGCAACGAAAATATAGTCATTCTCGGCATGGATGCTGGAGGAGGGAATACAGACACGATGTTCGTACTCAGCGTTGAGAATGGCGAGACTTCGATTATTCAAATCCCAAGAGATAGTTATATTGAATCACGTAGCTTTGGTCCAATGAAGGCCAACGCACTCCATGCCATAGGCGGCCCAGATGCCGTTAAATCAGAACTTACACGCCTCATGGGACGACCGATTGATCACCATATTCTGGTGAATCTTGAAGGAATCCGCACCATTAGTGATTTACTTGGTGGTCTCGAAGTGGATGTACCAAAACGGCTCTACTACCGAGACAAAAGCCAAGGATTACTGATCGACCTTCAGCCAGGACGCCAGGTTCTCAAGGGACGTGACCTTGAAGGCTTTTTGCGCTGGCGCCACGATGGAGAGGGTGACTTTGGACGACTTGACCGACAACAACTTGTATTAAAAAGCCTGTTCAATAAACTCATACAACCTCAGAATCTCATACGCCTACCAGCCTTGATTAGCGCAGCTGGACGTAATCTTGATACAGATCTTGGACCTTTAGATTTTGGCAAGTTGATCACCGCAATGGGAACAACGGAACTCCAAACCAATCAACTCAGCGCTCGACCTTTTTATAAAAATGGAGTGAGCTATCTTGATACACAATGGCCTACCAATGATTCATCAATAGACGAAGATACAAGCAGATCCAACAGCGAGGATCTCAGACTGAAGCGCTGA
- a CDS encoding cation:proton antiporter has translation MAASLSHLMHHPLGIFAQLVAISVLVPPLTRRLRLPDLVGLLAAGVLVGPHVFHWIDAKSETITLLSDIGAIYLLFTVGLEIDLEEFNRVKSRSVTFGALIFVLGVGTGFGIGQIFGFPLVPSLLLGALMATHTPLGYPIVRSYGAQRDESVIVSVGSTIFTDIAALLLLAVALGLGKGNLTPSSFTALLISIGLFACVVVWGIRMIGRHLWMRNVIDENRVFLAVLLTLFVASLGAELAGVEKIVGAFLAGLAVNSVLPEGKVKEQVIFVGGALFIPIFFIHLGLLLDLGSLADSISNIEFTALMLTGALGCKALAAVIAGRWFRYSPNQMLLMWSLAMPKVAATLATAFIGFQAGLLDNTVLNSVLAVMVVTATLGPTLTTRSVVALMEPNERSSYGTTTLDANQDVPGEVVRRPLKVLVPVANPDTELSLLKLAARLSQGEGEHNGQLLPLALVSPSLEEARGGLNRALSAARARLRQAATNGERLTATTRCLLRVDDDIAAGMSRSALEEGADLLLIGAGRPDPLRKWLLGDLVDGVCRTAHCPVVVANLGRRELKDVNRILVPIKDLSASAREQFELALRLLSTAPDPTSTTISLLHIHDPRFNRHERSWMEHQLMSWCPRNIDSHQIQIKLLQGPGIDSKIHWFSKNQDLVILRSQRRRVAGLPIPASDRTSNLVHQLSCPALMISDPLH, from the coding sequence ATGGCTGCTTCGCTGTCTCACCTGATGCATCACCCACTGGGCATTTTTGCTCAGCTGGTTGCAATCAGCGTCTTGGTACCCCCCTTAACAAGACGGTTAAGGCTTCCTGATCTCGTCGGACTGTTAGCCGCTGGCGTACTGGTAGGGCCCCATGTATTTCATTGGATCGACGCTAAAAGTGAAACAATCACCCTTCTCTCCGATATCGGAGCCATCTATCTACTATTCACTGTTGGCCTGGAAATCGACCTCGAGGAGTTCAACAGGGTCAAAAGTCGCTCCGTGACCTTTGGGGCTCTGATCTTTGTACTGGGAGTGGGAACGGGGTTCGGCATCGGTCAGATCTTTGGCTTCCCCTTAGTCCCCAGCCTCCTCTTGGGAGCCCTGATGGCAACCCATACTCCGCTCGGGTATCCGATCGTGAGGAGTTACGGAGCACAGCGTGACGAATCCGTGATCGTGAGCGTAGGAAGCACGATTTTCACCGACATTGCAGCCTTGTTGTTGCTCGCTGTAGCCCTAGGGCTGGGCAAAGGAAACCTCACACCGAGCAGCTTTACTGCACTGCTGATCAGCATCGGCTTGTTTGCGTGTGTCGTCGTGTGGGGCATTCGGATGATTGGGCGGCATCTATGGATGCGCAATGTCATCGATGAAAACCGAGTGTTTCTGGCGGTCCTACTCACCTTATTTGTGGCTTCACTTGGTGCTGAATTAGCAGGAGTTGAAAAAATCGTAGGCGCCTTTCTGGCTGGGCTAGCAGTGAATTCCGTTCTTCCAGAAGGCAAGGTCAAAGAGCAAGTGATCTTTGTGGGGGGAGCCTTATTCATCCCCATCTTCTTCATTCATTTAGGACTGCTGCTCGATCTAGGCAGCCTCGCCGACAGCATCAGCAACATTGAGTTCACAGCCCTAATGCTCACTGGAGCCTTGGGATGCAAAGCACTTGCAGCAGTCATTGCTGGTCGCTGGTTCCGCTACAGCCCCAATCAAATGCTGCTGATGTGGTCACTCGCCATGCCCAAGGTGGCCGCCACGCTTGCCACCGCGTTCATTGGTTTCCAAGCCGGCCTTCTCGACAACACAGTTCTCAACAGCGTTCTAGCCGTGATGGTCGTCACAGCGACGCTCGGTCCAACCCTCACCACACGCTCGGTCGTCGCCCTGATGGAACCGAATGAGCGCTCCAGCTACGGCACAACAACGCTCGATGCAAATCAGGACGTCCCCGGGGAGGTGGTACGCCGCCCCCTAAAAGTGTTGGTTCCAGTTGCCAATCCAGACACAGAGTTGAGCCTGTTGAAGCTGGCCGCTCGACTCTCCCAGGGAGAAGGCGAGCACAACGGACAACTCTTGCCGCTTGCGCTGGTGAGTCCAAGCCTCGAAGAAGCTCGCGGTGGCTTAAATCGAGCCTTGTCTGCCGCGAGAGCGAGGCTGCGTCAGGCCGCAACCAACGGAGAGAGACTCACCGCAACCACGCGTTGTCTCCTGCGCGTGGATGATGACATCGCTGCGGGCATGAGCAGAAGCGCTTTAGAAGAAGGCGCTGATCTTCTGTTGATTGGAGCAGGACGCCCTGACCCGCTACGCAAATGGCTCCTGGGCGACCTCGTCGACGGGGTCTGCAGAACCGCCCATTGCCCAGTTGTGGTAGCCAATCTTGGACGACGAGAGCTGAAGGATGTGAACCGAATCCTCGTTCCAATCAAAGATCTATCAGCCAGTGCACGCGAACAATTTGAACTCGCCCTACGGCTCCTCTCAACCGCACCAGACCCAACATCCACCACCATCAGCCTTCTGCACATCCATGACCCACGCTTCAACCGACACGAACGATCCTGGATGGAACACCAACTGATGAGTTGGTGTCCACGCAATATCGACAGCCATCAAATTCAAATCAAACTGCTTCAGGGACCTGGTATCGATTCCAAAATTCACTGGTTCAGCAAAAACCAAGATCTCGTGATTCTGCGATCACAACGTCGCCGAGTTGCTGGACTCCCCATTCCAGCCAGTGATCGCACAAGCAATTTGGTTCATCAGTTGAGCTGCCCAGCCTTGATGATCAGCGATCCACTCCACTAA